Proteins from a genomic interval of Zingiber officinale cultivar Zhangliang chromosome 1B, Zo_v1.1, whole genome shotgun sequence:
- the LOC121989595 gene encoding putative disease resistance RPP13-like protein 3, protein MASTVVNLVLGKLGELASSEVTGLLNVGAEITSLTETLALIQSRLRDADQNLAFEMEDLVDEYAMQLGRASAADGRMSSLRRIGAFPSRILTRHRLASRLQDIHARFQDVCKQTSQLGIQASSSWPTSSSSSYSSSTAADARLARRFELEEDIVGFDEDIKGIKRLLFDISSTDRVVLSVVGPGGLGKTTLANKIYKSADVKKYFQCKAWVSVSQKYGVKELLCSIVKQVFDFKDEQVKGMEELEMKEKLSEHLRDRRYLVVMDDIWQVAAWNAIKAAFPKESAGSRVLLTTRRMNVANVADVPPHELKFWNVEESWNLFCRKAFRTACCPPEFERFKEDIFRKSKGLPLAIVVLGGLLRGTSQASDWRKKLDYISYEFREGEDQIQSILALSYHDLPHHLKPRFLYFAAFPEDYIIAAERITHLWIAEGFIQTKDKVDQTMEDLAEAYLKDLTDRSMLQMERGPLMI, encoded by the exons ATGGCGTCTACGGTGGTGAACTTGGTGCTGGGGAAGCTTGGCGAGCTTGCTTCCAGCGAGGTCACCGGCCTCCTCAACGTGGGTGCAGAGATCACGTCGCTGACGGAAACACTGGCACTGATTCAATCCCGTCTCAGAGATGCCGACCAGAACTTGGCGTTCGAGATGGAGGACCTGGTGGACGAATACGCGATGCAGCTAGGCCGCGCGTCAGCCGCCGACGGCCGGATGAGCAGTCTCCGACGCATCGGCGCTTTCCCCTCCCGGATCCTCACTCGCCATCGGCTCGCGAGCCGCCTGCAGGACATCCATGCCAGATTTCAAGATGTATGCAAACAAACGTCGCAACTTGGCATCCAAGCCTCGTCCTCCTGGCCCACTTCCTCTTCATCCTCTTACTCCTCTTCCACTGCGGCTGACGCAAGGCTTGCTCGAAG ATTCGAACTAGAAGAAGACATTGTCGGTTTTGATGAAGATATCAAAGGCATCAAAAGACTACTGTTTGACATTAGTTCAACAGATCGCGTTGTCCTTTCGGTTGTTGGTCCTGGGGGTTTGGGCAAAACAACGCTGGCTAATAAGATCTACAAGAGTGCAGATGTCAAAAAGTATTTCCAGTGCAAGGCATGGGTGTCCGTGTCACAGAAGTATGGGGTCAAAGAACTCTTGTGCAGCATTGTGAAGCAAGTGTTCGACTTCAAGGATGAGCAAGTAAAAGGTATGGAAGAACTAGAGATGAAGGAAAAGTTGTCCGAGCACTTGCGCGACAGAAGGTATCTAGTCGTGATGGATGATATTTGGCAGGTGGCAGCTTGGAACGCCATTAAAGCAGCTTTCCCAAAAGAATCGGCAGGATCCAGAGTGTTGCTGACCACGCGCAGGATGAACGTTGCGAACGTTGCAGATGTTCCTCCACACGAGCTGAAATTTTGGAATGTCGAAGAGAGCTGGAATTTGTTCTGCAGGAAAGCTTTCCGCACAGCATGCTGCCCGCCAGAGTTTGAGCGATTCAAGGAAGATATCTTCAGAAAATCTAAAGGGTTGCCTCTTGCCATTGTGGTACTCGGAGGACTTTTGAGAGGTACAAGTCAAGCTAGTGACTGGAGGAAAAAGCTGGATTATATTTCTTATGAATTCAGAGAAGGAGAAGACCAAATCCAAAGTATATTAGCTCTCAGTTACCATGATCTTCCGCATCATTTGAAGCCTCGCTTCCTCTATTTTGCAGCCTTTCCTGAGGACTATATCATTGCTGCAGAGAGGATAACACATTTATGGATCGCTGAGGGTTTCATACAAACGAAGGACAAAGTGGATCAAACAATGGAGGACCTCGCGGAGGCATATTTGAAGGATTTGACCGACAGGTCCATGTTACAAATGGAAAGGG GTCCATTGATGATATAG
- the LOC122044674 gene encoding putative disease resistance protein At1g59780 yields the protein MSMPKATYCLEDIQTLVNISIGPWVCDGVLEKLRNLRRLHLKNMSSSDEDALTNAVQNLSRLKMLALFGESLPMSVLTSSCYHHIQIMDLAGPLVRPARIHIEAENSRIFSNLISLAISRTRLEKDEDIALLASLANLEHLLVYLDAFVGRVLVFPKGGFPRLQEIELLDLSTLEQWEVGEGAMPLLRELRLWDCINLRMLPEGLVRLTELKQIEIRGMEMIERRVDKNTGEDYHKIKHVPSIEIYF from the coding sequence ATGAGCATGCCTAAAGCGACATACTGCTTGGAAGACATTCAGACACTTGTGAATATTTCAATTGGTCCATGGGTATGCGATGGTGTACTGGAGAAGCTGAGAAATCTTCGAAGATTGCATTTGAAAAACATGTCAAGCTCTGATGAAGATGCTTTGACCAATGCAGTCCAGAATCTTTCCCGACTCAAGATGTTGGCATTGTTTGGAGAATCCTTGCCGATGAGTGTCCTAACTTCATCTTGCTACCATCATATTCAGATTATGGATTTGGCAGGACCATTGGTAAGACCTGCAAGGATTCACATAGAGGCTGAAAATTCCAGGATATTTTCCAACCTGATCTCTCTTGCAATTAGTCGAACAAGGTTGGAAAAGGATGAAGATATTGCATTGCTCGCATCTCTAGCAAACCTTGAGCATCTTCTTGTGTATCTTGATGCATTTGTAGGAAGAGTTTTGGTGTTTCCAAAGGGAGGTTTTCCTCGCCTCCAAGAGATCGAACTGCTTGATTTGAGCACCTTGGAGCAGTGGGAAGTGGGAGAGGGAGCAATGCCTCTCCTTCGGGAACTAAGACTTTGGGACTGCATAAATTTGAGAATGCTACCAGAGGGACTTGTAAGATTGACTGAGCTCAAACAAATTGAAATAAGGGGAATGGAAATGATAGAGAGAAGGGTTGACAAGAATACTGGAGAAGATTATCACAAGATTAAACATGTTCCTtcgattgaaatatatttttaa